The genomic segment GCCCATTGCGCCATCAACTGGGTGGTGGTGGTTTTTCCGTTAGTGCCTGTTACCCCTACCAGACGCAACTGGTCGGAAGGTTGGTGATAGAAACGTCCTGCCAGCGCAGAAAGACGTTCATTCAACTGGCGAAGATAAATAACCGGCACACCGTGCATTTCACGAATTTCACCGTCGGTTGCCTCATCTTTAGCCTCAGCAATAATGGCAGCAACCCCTTGCGCAATCGCCTGCGGGATATAACGACGCCCGTCCGCCTGATGACCCACTACAGCCACAAAAAGATCGCCAGAAGCAGCCGCACGGCTGTCCAGCACCATCTCCCGTAGCGCTCGCGCAGGCGCATTTTGCACCCACGGAGCGAGAAGGTCGCGCAAATTACGATCTGCCACCTGTACCCTCGCCTTGATTAGTTACAAATTCACTTTTATCGCCCGTCGCCAGCGCATCCGGTTCAATGTTCATGGTGCGCAACACGCCGCCCATGATTGCGCCGAAAACAGGCGCGGAGACGGCGCCGCCGTAATATTTACCCGCCTGTGGATCGTTGATGACGACCACCAGCGCAAAACGCGGATTGCTTGCAGGCGCGACGCCTGCGGTGTAGGCAATGTATTTATTGATGTAGCGGCCGTCTGGCCCCACTTTTTTCGCCGTACCGGTTTTGATGGCGATACGATAACCTTTGATCGCGGCTTTCACGCCGCCGCCGCCAGGCAGCGCCACGCTCTCCATCATGTGCACAACGGTACGCACAATGGATTCCGGGAACACCCGCTCGCCCGGAACCGGGGGATCAACTTTGGTAATCGACAGCGGGCGGTAGATGCCATAGCTGCCAATCGTTGCGTAGACTCGCGCTAACTGTAATGGCGTTACCATTAGCCCATAGCCGAAAGAGAAGGTGGCCCTCTCTATGTCAGACCACCGTTGTTTTTGAGGATATAAGCCACTGCGTTCCCCGACCAACCCCAAATTGGTCGCTTTTCCCAGCCCAAAACGTGAGTAAGTCTCTACTAACGCTGAGGACGGCATCGCTAACGCCAGCTTAGACACACCGACGTTACTCGACTTCTGTAAGACCCCGGTGAGGGTCAGTTCGCTGTAACGTGCCACATCTTTAATTTCATGGCCGTTAATGCGGTAAGGAATGGTATTCAGAACGGTACTTTCATTAACGATGCCGCGCTGGAGCGCTGTCATCACCACCATCGGTTTTACGGTGGAACCGGGTTCAAACACGTCGGTGATTGAACGGTTACGCATCGCATCTTTTGCGGTGCCGGCGAAATTATTGGGGTTATAAGACGGACTGCTGGCCATCGCCAACACCTCGCCCGTGGCGACATCCACCAGCACAGCGCTGCCGGACTCTGCTTTGTTGAAGGCGACAGCGTTATTCAACTCGCGGTAGACCAGCGCCTGAAGACGTTCATCAATGCTCAGGGCCAGGTTGTGCGCCGCCTGACTGTCGGTTGACGAGATATCTTCGATAACGCGACCGTAGCGGTCTTTACGCACGATACGTTCGCCCGGCTGGCCGGTCAGCCATTTATCAAAGCTTTTCTCTACCCCCTCGATACCCTGGCTATCGACGTTGGTAAAGCCGATGAGGTGAGCGGTTACTTCGCCTGATGGATAATAACGACGAGACTCCTCACGCAGATGGATACCCGGCAGTTTCAGTTTGCGAATATAGTCTGCCATATCAGGGTTAACCTGGCGCGCCAGATAGATAAAGCGCCCTTTCGGGTTCGCATTGACGCGGGATGCCAGCTGATCCAGCGGCATCTTCAGGGCATCCGAGAGCGCTTTCCAGCGATTATCGAGCGTGATGCCGCCAGCATCGTGCAGCTCTTTCGGATCGGCCCAGATGGCCTTAACCGGCACGCTTACCGCCAGCGGGCGACCAGAGCGGTCGGTGATCATACCGCGCGATGTCGAGACTTCCTGCACGCGCAGGGAGCGCATGTCCCCCTGACGGACCAGCATGTCAGGCGCGATAATCTGTAACCACGCCACGCGACCCAGCAGAAAACCCAGTGCCAGTAAAATGCAGCCGCAAAGCAACGCAAAACGCCAACTGACAAAGTTGGCCTGTTCTTCCTGACGTTTTGGTTTTAGCGTCTTTGCCGCTGATTTCATGCGTCGCATTTTTCCTTATTTTTGTACTACGATATTTTCCTGCGAAGGATCAACATGCTGCAGTTGCAGCTTTTCCGTTGCTATCCGTTCAACCCGGCTGTGATCGCCAAGCGCATTCTCTTCAAGGATCAGGTTTCGCCATTCAATATCCAGCGCATCGCGTTCCAGTA from the unidentified bacterial endosymbiont genome contains:
- a CDS encoding peptidoglycan glycosyltransferase FtsI; its protein translation is MKSAAKTLKPKRQEEQANFVSWRFALLCGCILLALGFLLGRVAWLQIIAPDMLVRQGDMRSLRVQEVSTSRGMITDRSGRPLAVSVPVKAIWADPKELHDAGGITLDNRWKALSDALKMPLDQLASRVNANPKGRFIYLARQVNPDMADYIRKLKLPGIHLREESRRYYPSGEVTAHLIGFTNVDSQGIEGVEKSFDKWLTGQPGERIVRKDRYGRVIEDISSTDSQAAHNLALSIDERLQALVYRELNNAVAFNKAESGSAVLVDVATGEVLAMASSPSYNPNNFAGTAKDAMRNRSITDVFEPGSTVKPMVVMTALQRGIVNESTVLNTIPYRINGHEIKDVARYSELTLTGVLQKSSNVGVSKLALAMPSSALVETYSRFGLGKATNLGLVGERSGLYPQKQRWSDIERATFSFGYGLMVTPLQLARVYATIGSYGIYRPLSITKVDPPVPGERVFPESIVRTVVHMMESVALPGGGGVKAAIKGYRIAIKTGTAKKVGPDGRYINKYIAYTAGVAPASNPRFALVVVINDPQAGKYYGGAVSAPVFGAIMGGVLRTMNIEPDALATGDKSEFVTNQGEGTGGRS